A window of the Butyricimonas virosa genome harbors these coding sequences:
- a CDS encoding RagB/SusD family nutrient uptake outer membrane protein: MKLHVIIYLSLLLFAGSGCSDFLDVQPKDKQSEEQLFATRGGFYTAVNGIYNKLAGSTLYGKNLTYEMIDILAFRYTPLSVNKYYTALVKPDYTDETVEANLSSIWSSAYATILNCNVLLKNLEISTGVLNEQEKKVLTGEALALRAFLHLDMLRLFGPVYVKNPSAEAIPYNESDKVSALPILAADTVMGRVLRDINAAEQLLKGNDPVIEQGAMASLEEDQEVYLRYRQLRFNYYAVLALKARAYLYAGDKANALTAARQLLADENVAKHFPAVDPNKLLANQRTPDRVFSTEVLMGFYDKARADIYTYYFDDETAGNNFLQPKPNFVLSSLFGNESQDYRYQTHWKTATSVGVQGDIFIKYKKIDKPKDEKNPDKPDKDLEYFHAVLMPLIRLSEVYYIAAECEPLLADGYEWLSQIRAKRGLPALPVKNERDLRTKLNNEYAREFWGEGQTFFLHKRLNTDYLWIDEAGYNYNGANYFEFTIPLPAGEIENR, from the coding sequence ATGAAATTACATGTTATCATATATTTAAGCCTGTTGTTGTTCGCGGGAAGCGGGTGTTCGGACTTTTTGGATGTGCAGCCCAAGGATAAACAGTCCGAGGAACAACTTTTTGCTACGCGTGGCGGTTTCTATACAGCCGTAAACGGGATATATAATAAATTAGCCGGTTCAACACTTTACGGCAAGAATCTTACTTACGAGATGATTGATATCCTCGCTTTTCGTTACACGCCGCTATCCGTGAATAAATATTATACGGCTTTAGTGAAACCGGATTACACGGATGAAACTGTTGAGGCTAATTTGTCGAGTATTTGGTCGTCAGCTTACGCCACGATCTTAAATTGTAACGTGTTGCTTAAAAACTTGGAGATTAGTACCGGGGTATTAAACGAGCAGGAAAAGAAGGTGTTGACGGGAGAGGCTTTGGCCTTGCGCGCTTTCTTGCATTTGGATATGTTGCGCTTGTTTGGTCCCGTGTATGTGAAAAATCCGTCTGCGGAGGCAATCCCTTATAATGAATCGGATAAAGTTTCGGCGTTACCTATATTGGCTGCCGATACGGTAATGGGACGAGTGTTGCGGGATATTAATGCCGCAGAACAACTGCTTAAGGGGAATGATCCCGTGATCGAACAGGGGGCTATGGCTTCACTGGAAGAAGATCAGGAAGTGTACTTGCGCTATCGTCAATTGCGATTCAATTATTATGCTGTTTTGGCATTAAAAGCCCGGGCGTATTTGTATGCAGGGGATAAAGCAAATGCATTAACGGCAGCTCGCCAGTTGTTGGCAGATGAAAATGTGGCTAAACATTTTCCCGCGGTGGATCCGAATAAATTGTTAGCTAACCAAAGAACTCCCGATCGGGTTTTCTCTACCGAGGTATTGATGGGGTTCTATGATAAAGCCCGGGCAGATATTTACACGTATTATTTTGATGACGAGACAGCCGGGAATAATTTCTTACAGCCTAAACCCAATTTCGTGTTGAGTAGTCTTTTTGGCAACGAGAGTCAGGATTATCGTTATCAAACACATTGGAAAACCGCTACTAGCGTGGGGGTACAGGGAGATATTTTTATAAAGTATAAAAAGATTGATAAACCTAAAGACGAGAAGAATCCCGATAAGCCGGACAAGGATTTGGAATATTTTCATGCCGTGTTGATGCCATTAATCCGTTTGAGTGAGGTATACTACATCGCGGCCGAATGTGAACCGCTTCTAGCAGATGGATACGAGTGGTTGAGTCAAATACGGGCCAAACGCGGATTACCTGCTTTGCCCGTGAAAAATGAAAGAGATTTGCGAACGAAATTGAATAACGAATATGCACGTGAATTCTGGGGAGAAGGACAAACTTTCTTCTTGCACAAGAGGTTAAATACGGATTACTTGTGGATTGATGAAGCGGGATATAATTATAATGGAGCGAATTATTTTGAGTTTACCATTCCGTTACCGGCGGGAGAAATTGAAAATCGTTAA
- a CDS encoding SusC/RagA family TonB-linked outer membrane protein — translation MRWNIVLILVCVLQVAAIGVSAQEKVSLNLKDVSAEQVFREIKRQTKYDFVYNEEQCRDLGKMSVNVKDEPVGKVLDKLLLDRGFSWDLLEGGIILIKVQSKSSDKRQEFKITGKVTDQSGEVLPGVAILIKGTTIGVATDANGEFSLVLPKDSVVLVFSFIGMETQYVAIPKFKVGEYHQELKITMQEEKVALEDVVVTGIFTRKKESFTGSASTYTAAELKTMGSQNILQSLKTLDPAFAILEDNQFGSDPNRLPNMEIRGKSSVLGLRDELDADPNQPLFILDGFESSLAVINDLDINRIESITILKDAASTAIYGSKAANGVVVVETVKPKSGELQVSYNGNLNLSMPDLTSYNLMNAREKLEFEKLAGGYSPANWSAEKEIELNELYNKKLEAIESGVNTYWLAEPLRTGVNQKHSLYVQGGEGRFLFGLGVGYNGISGVMKESLREIISGNIDLIYRMEKFQFSNKFSINVTDIENPVVPFQSYAEANPYFKKRNKDGIVEKWLEKNDYFEASNPLWNDNLNSRNEGKNVSLSNYFVAEYFPTTEWRVRARLGITYGNNDTEVFYSPEDTRFEDTEALKKGEYTSTNTRLNQAEGELSVTWAKVLGVHRINLVAGGNFNASKSLVQGYSAQGFPDGDFTYPSFSNGYPEHGIPTFYESVSRSLNGYFNVGYSFDDRYLMDFSLRSSGSSVFGSSKKYNTTWSVGLGWNLHKEKFIMNNFNWINLLKLRASIGNPGNQNYDSAQTLLTYVFQYGSMNYFGLGAILNQVGNPDLKWQTTLDKNFGIDITLLNRRLNITVDYFHKVTDPLLIRIGMPLSSGTPTYMTNAGEQTSQGVTATASYYIIQNFDKRFSWMVRANLRTQKTRIDKIGDKLSLLNASGKGANTVRYYDGADPDDIWAVKSVGIDPANGKELFYDENGNYTYDFSYDDEVICGNTRPKIEGVVGTSLNWKGLSLSLNFRYQLGADVFNEALFNKVENISTEGLNKNQDKRALYERWQKAGDIVRFKNIANAASTPMSSRFVQEENVLTLESVYLGYEFYDGWIQKLGLSNLKLQVSMRDVFRASSIKSERGISYPFARSLEAGLSFNF, via the coding sequence ATGAGATGGAATATCGTATTGATCCTTGTCTGTGTGTTACAAGTGGCTGCCATTGGGGTATCGGCACAAGAAAAGGTTTCCTTGAACCTGAAGGATGTATCTGCAGAACAAGTGTTTCGGGAGATCAAACGTCAAACGAAATATGATTTCGTGTATAATGAAGAGCAATGTCGGGATCTGGGAAAAATGAGCGTGAACGTGAAGGATGAACCTGTAGGTAAGGTGTTGGATAAGTTGCTTTTGGATAGAGGATTTTCATGGGACTTGCTTGAAGGAGGAATCATTTTGATAAAAGTGCAAAGTAAATCTTCGGATAAAAGGCAAGAATTTAAAATAACGGGGAAAGTGACAGATCAAAGCGGGGAGGTTTTACCGGGAGTTGCTATCTTGATTAAGGGGACGACGATAGGAGTGGCCACGGATGCCAATGGGGAGTTTTCGTTAGTACTTCCCAAGGATTCGGTGGTTTTAGTATTTTCTTTTATCGGAATGGAAACTCAATATGTGGCAATTCCAAAGTTTAAAGTTGGTGAATATCATCAAGAGTTAAAAATCACGATGCAAGAAGAAAAAGTGGCATTAGAAGATGTTGTGGTCACTGGTATCTTTACTCGTAAAAAGGAAAGTTTTACGGGATCGGCTTCTACTTATACTGCAGCAGAGTTGAAAACGATGGGGTCCCAGAATATTTTACAGAGTTTGAAGACGCTTGATCCGGCATTCGCGATTTTGGAAGATAATCAATTCGGTTCGGATCCAAATCGCTTGCCGAACATGGAGATTCGAGGGAAATCAAGCGTGTTAGGATTGCGTGACGAGTTGGATGCTGACCCTAATCAACCCTTGTTTATTTTAGATGGATTCGAATCGTCATTAGCTGTAATTAATGATTTGGATATTAATCGTATAGAATCTATTACGATATTAAAGGATGCGGCTTCAACTGCTATTTACGGATCGAAAGCTGCTAACGGGGTTGTTGTGGTAGAAACGGTGAAACCTAAATCGGGAGAACTTCAGGTGAGTTATAACGGGAATCTCAATCTTTCTATGCCGGATTTGACCAGTTATAATTTGATGAATGCAAGGGAAAAATTGGAATTTGAGAAATTGGCGGGAGGGTATTCTCCGGCTAATTGGAGCGCGGAAAAAGAAATTGAATTGAATGAATTGTATAACAAGAAATTGGAAGCTATAGAGAGTGGGGTAAACACTTACTGGTTGGCCGAACCGTTACGCACGGGAGTAAATCAAAAACATTCTTTGTACGTGCAAGGTGGTGAAGGCCGTTTTCTTTTTGGTTTAGGTGTCGGGTATAACGGTATTTCCGGGGTGATGAAAGAGTCTTTGCGTGAAATCATCAGCGGTAATATTGATTTGATCTATCGGATGGAAAAGTTTCAATTCTCTAACAAGTTTTCGATTAACGTGACGGATATAGAGAATCCTGTTGTACCTTTTCAATCTTACGCGGAAGCGAATCCTTATTTCAAGAAACGGAATAAGGATGGAATTGTCGAGAAATGGTTGGAGAAAAATGATTATTTTGAAGCGTCCAACCCGCTGTGGAATGACAATTTGAATAGTCGCAATGAGGGAAAGAACGTTTCATTGAGCAATTATTTCGTGGCAGAATATTTTCCCACGACAGAATGGCGTGTACGTGCCCGGTTGGGAATAACATACGGGAACAATGATACAGAGGTATTTTATTCCCCGGAGGACACGCGTTTTGAAGATACGGAAGCCTTGAAGAAGGGGGAATATACTTCAACGAATACCCGGTTGAATCAAGCGGAAGGGGAACTTAGCGTGACCTGGGCTAAAGTGTTGGGAGTCCATCGGATCAATTTGGTCGCCGGGGGAAATTTCAATGCAAGCAAGTCTTTGGTTCAGGGGTATTCGGCACAAGGTTTCCCTGATGGGGATTTTACCTATCCTTCTTTCTCGAACGGATACCCGGAACACGGAATTCCCACGTTTTACGAGAGTGTTTCTCGCTCTTTGAACGGTTATTTTAACGTTGGGTATTCATTTGACGATCGTTATCTGATGGATTTTAGTTTGCGTAGCAGCGGGTCTTCCGTGTTCGGATCTTCTAAAAAATACAACACGACCTGGTCTGTCGGTTTGGGATGGAATCTGCACAAGGAGAAATTTATCATGAATAACTTTAATTGGATTAATTTGTTGAAATTGAGGGCTTCTATCGGTAATCCCGGAAATCAAAATTACGACTCGGCCCAAACATTGTTGACTTATGTATTCCAATATGGTTCGATGAATTATTTCGGGTTAGGTGCTATCTTGAATCAGGTGGGTAATCCTGATTTGAAGTGGCAAACCACGTTGGATAAAAATTTTGGTATTGACATTACTTTGTTGAACAGGCGTTTAAATATCACGGTTGACTATTTTCATAAAGTGACGGACCCGCTTCTGATACGGATTGGGATGCCGTTGTCTTCTGGAACACCAACTTATATGACGAATGCCGGAGAACAAACCTCTCAAGGAGTGACGGCTACTGCTTCTTACTATATTATTCAGAATTTTGATAAACGTTTTTCGTGGATGGTACGTGCCAATCTGCGTACGCAGAAAACACGAATCGACAAGATTGGGGACAAATTGTCGTTGCTCAACGCGAGCGGAAAGGGAGCCAATACGGTTCGGTATTATGACGGGGCGGACCCGGATGATATTTGGGCTGTAAAATCGGTGGGTATTGACCCGGCGAATGGTAAAGAGTTATTTTACGATGAAAATGGAAATTACACGTATGATTTCTCATATGATGATGAGGTTATTTGCGGTAATACTCGTCCGAAAATAGAGGGGGTAGTGGGAACGTCTTTGAATTGGAAAGGATTGTCGCTCAGTTTGAATTTCCGTTATCAATTGGGAGCGGATGTGTTTAATGAAGCTTTGTTCAATAAAGTTGAGAATATCTCAACCGAGGGATTGAATAAAAATCAGGATAAACGAGCACTTTACGAACGTTGGCAAAAAGCGGGTGATATTGTGCGTTTTAAAAACATCGCTAATGCCGCATCCACTCCAATGTCTTCCCGGTTCGTGCAAGAGGAGAACGTGTTGACGTTGGAGTCTGTGTATCTTGGTTACGAGTTTTATGACGGTTGGATTCAGAAGCTCGGTTTAAGTAATCTAAAACTGCAGGTTTCTATGCGTGATGTATTTAGAGCATCTTCTATTAAGTCTGAGAGAGGTATTTCTTATCCTTTTGCTCGGAGTTTGGAAGCAGGATTATCGTTTAATTTTTAA
- a CDS encoding flavodoxin family protein, with translation MAKRILILSSSPRKGGNSDTLCDEFLRGAKETGNEAEKIFLRDKKINYCTGCSTCSLHHKPCPQKDDATEIIDKMVAADVIVMATPVYFYTMSAQMKTLIDRCCGLYTEMNDKEFYFIITAAEDDKEKMMRTVDTFQGFLDCLENPTIKGVIFGLGVWHVGEIKGNPAMQEAYETGKRV, from the coding sequence ATGGCAAAAAGAATTTTAATCCTTTCTTCCAGTCCCCGAAAAGGCGGAAACTCTGACACCTTGTGTGACGAATTTCTGCGGGGAGCTAAAGAAACGGGAAATGAAGCTGAAAAGATTTTCTTACGAGATAAAAAGATTAATTACTGCACGGGGTGCAGCACGTGTAGCCTGCATCATAAACCCTGTCCGCAAAAAGATGATGCCACAGAGATTATTGATAAGATGGTGGCAGCAGATGTTATCGTCATGGCAACACCTGTCTATTTCTACACGATGAGTGCCCAGATGAAAACCTTGATAGACCGGTGCTGCGGTCTCTACACGGAAATGAACGACAAAGAGTTCTACTTCATCATCACGGCGGCAGAAGATGATAAAGAAAAAATGATGCGCACCGTGGACACGTTCCAAGGATTTCTTGATTGCCTGGAGAATCCTACCATCAAAGGGGTTATCTTCGGGCTAGGCGTATGGCATGTCGGAGAAATCAAAGGGAACCCAGCCATGCAGGAGGCATACGAAACAGGAAAACGAGTATAA
- a CDS encoding DUF4843 domain-containing protein — MKLRIILFALISFPFLWSCDKKEIPVFASDDAGIYFQRLTNAVYGSTTEYYGDSTDFSFAGTNAYYTSHVLYAPVLTMGKVVDYDRPFKVVVDMEETTAVEGKDFEIELDSLVIKAGTSKAEVPVRIIRTETLLEKTLKIVLRLQENEHFKCYLETYKNTNLYTAKGEQISGVRYVFTFNEMYTQPNFWKNYAEKDYFGEWTAKKYQVVNQVCGLTPIDWQYANYYGYKMQSARLPFFARTVRIYLQEQADAGNPVTDSDGKYMQLAPNYEVDYSDYQ; from the coding sequence ATGAAATTGAGAATAATATTATTTGCGCTAATATCATTTCCCTTTTTGTGGAGTTGCGATAAAAAAGAAATTCCAGTGTTCGCTAGCGATGATGCAGGAATTTATTTCCAGAGATTGACGAATGCTGTTTATGGTAGTACAACGGAATATTATGGTGATTCGACCGATTTTTCTTTTGCCGGAACGAATGCTTATTATACGAGTCACGTACTGTACGCTCCTGTTTTGACCATGGGGAAAGTGGTCGATTATGACCGGCCGTTTAAGGTTGTCGTTGATATGGAAGAAACGACAGCTGTTGAAGGAAAAGATTTCGAGATCGAGTTAGACTCGCTGGTAATTAAGGCCGGAACAAGTAAAGCGGAGGTGCCGGTTCGTATCATACGCACGGAGACTTTATTAGAGAAAACGTTGAAAATAGTGCTTCGTTTGCAAGAGAATGAACATTTTAAATGTTATCTGGAAACCTATAAAAACACGAATCTTTACACGGCAAAAGGAGAGCAAATTAGTGGTGTTCGTTATGTTTTCACATTTAACGAGATGTATACGCAACCCAATTTCTGGAAAAATTACGCGGAAAAGGACTATTTTGGAGAATGGACGGCAAAGAAGTATCAGGTGGTAAATCAAGTGTGCGGGTTAACCCCGATAGATTGGCAATATGCTAACTATTACGGGTATAAAATGCAATCTGCACGACTTCCCTTCTTCGCTCGAACCGTGCGAATTTATTTACAAGAGCAGGCTGATGCGGGAAATCCTGTAACGGATTCGGATGGGAAGTATATGCAATTGGCCCCGAACTACGAGGTGGATTATTCTGATTATCAATAA
- a CDS encoding FecR family protein: MNFHLEHHIAELLYRSIRGKLSDFEREELNQWRSDSPMHEAFFMRLQDDGYIGEELGIFIKGEEKNSVLWERIRENSILRKRKRFIRFSRWGAAAVLLLVICVSLFIKKGEQEVVPVAIQTILPGSHKATLLMENGEEIELSDSVRMSIEQGIIASNNQLEYGDLVKELASGYYHVLKIPRGGEYRLKLSDGTIVYLNSDSELRYPVNFSATSREVELRGEAFFEVVTDPQRPFVVNAEQVRVRVLGTSFNVNTYDKNYIETVLVKGRVGLQMEGNTQEWQIKPNELARYDRKNKTMEVKEVDILPYVTWKEGHFLFKNQSLEKIMDIMARWYDVSVEFQDESIRNLHFTGDIKRHANFSIILKALTSSVNVNYKLNGRELILYMK, translated from the coding sequence ATGAACTTTCATTTAGAACATCACATTGCAGAACTTTTATACAGAAGTATACGAGGAAAGTTATCTGATTTTGAGAGAGAAGAACTGAATCAATGGCGATCCGATTCTCCAATGCATGAAGCTTTTTTTATGCGTCTACAAGATGATGGATATATAGGCGAAGAGTTGGGAATCTTTATTAAAGGTGAAGAGAAAAATTCCGTTTTATGGGAACGTATTCGTGAAAACAGCATTCTTCGAAAGAGAAAAAGATTTATTAGATTTTCCCGTTGGGGTGCGGCAGCTGTTTTATTATTGGTGATTTGTGTTTCTTTATTTATAAAGAAGGGGGAACAGGAAGTTGTTCCGGTTGCAATTCAAACGATATTACCGGGAAGTCATAAGGCAACACTGCTTATGGAAAATGGGGAGGAAATAGAACTTTCAGATTCTGTTCGGATGTCTATTGAACAGGGAATTATTGCTTCAAATAATCAATTGGAGTATGGTGATTTGGTAAAGGAATTGGCATCGGGGTATTATCATGTTTTAAAGATTCCAAGAGGGGGAGAATATCGTTTGAAACTTTCAGACGGAACTATAGTGTATTTGAATTCAGATAGTGAACTTCGTTATCCGGTAAACTTCAGTGCAACTTCTCGTGAAGTAGAGTTAAGAGGAGAGGCTTTTTTTGAAGTAGTAACAGATCCGCAAAGACCGTTTGTTGTGAATGCAGAACAAGTGCGGGTAAGGGTGCTAGGTACTTCTTTTAATGTAAATACTTACGATAAAAATTATATAGAAACAGTTCTTGTGAAGGGGCGTGTCGGGTTGCAGATGGAGGGGAATACTCAAGAGTGGCAAATTAAGCCCAATGAATTGGCTCGTTATGATCGAAAAAATAAAACGATGGAAGTGAAAGAAGTGGATATTTTGCCTTACGTGACTTGGAAAGAGGGACATTTCTTGTTCAAAAATCAAAGTTTGGAGAAAATAATGGATATCATGGCTCGCTGGTATGATGTAAGTGTTGAATTTCAAGATGAATCAATAAGAAATCTTCATTTTACTGGAGATATCAAACGGCATGCGAATTTTTCTATTATATTGAAAGCTTTAACTTCTTCTGTAAATGTAAATTATAAATTGAATGGTCGAGAATTGATATTATATATGAAATAA
- a CDS encoding MmcQ/YjbR family DNA-binding protein has protein sequence MNIEEFREYCLSLKGVHEKMPFPNVPDKYSQDVLCFYVASKWFCFVNIEVFDFCCIKCNPDEMEELRATYTGIKPGWHMNKKHWISVYFNQDVPDKEIKELVKKSYDIVVKSLTKKEREALANFEE, from the coding sequence ATGAATATTGAAGAATTCAGAGAATATTGCTTGTCCTTGAAAGGAGTACATGAGAAGATGCCCTTCCCGAATGTTCCCGATAAATACAGTCAGGACGTTCTATGTTTTTACGTGGCAAGCAAATGGTTCTGCTTTGTAAATATCGAAGTATTTGATTTTTGCTGTATCAAATGCAATCCAGATGAAATGGAAGAATTACGAGCCACGTACACGGGCATAAAACCCGGATGGCACATGAATAAAAAACACTGGATCAGCGTTTATTTTAACCAAGACGTACCAGACAAGGAAATCAAAGAGCTGGTCAAAAAATCCTACGACATTGTAGTCAAAAGCCTGACAAAGAAAGAACGGGAGGCATTAGCAAATTTTGAGGAATAA
- a CDS encoding RNA polymerase sigma-70 factor — protein MFQAKENIIQDFIDGKESAFKEIYEKYVSTLRYFGNKFLSDERLIEDILQDTFVSLWENRKKFNNELAIKSFLYTGVKNRCLNNLRHEKIKQKYVEGFVEEPSESFLENVIKAELFEMLHRIFDELPPACKEVYQLSLEGKKHEEIAKQLHISINTVKKYKNNANHYMRNRIKDFNLFLLLLKNSSL, from the coding sequence ATGTTTCAAGCAAAAGAAAATATAATCCAGGATTTTATTGACGGGAAAGAGTCGGCTTTTAAAGAAATTTACGAAAAGTATGTTTCTACTTTGCGTTATTTTGGAAATAAATTTTTATCCGATGAACGGCTAATCGAGGATATTCTTCAAGATACCTTTGTGTCTCTTTGGGAAAATAGGAAGAAGTTTAACAATGAACTTGCGATAAAAAGCTTTTTATATACAGGTGTTAAAAATCGTTGTTTGAATAATCTTCGTCATGAAAAAATTAAGCAGAAATATGTAGAAGGATTCGTGGAAGAACCCTCGGAAAGTTTTCTTGAAAATGTAATTAAAGCTGAGCTTTTCGAAATGTTACATCGTATTTTCGATGAATTACCTCCTGCTTGTAAAGAAGTATACCAGCTCAGTTTGGAGGGGAAAAAACACGAAGAGATAGCTAAACAACTTCATATATCTATTAATACGGTGAAAAAATACAAGAATAATGCTAATCACTACATGCGTAACCGGATTAAGGATTTTAATCTTTTTCTTTTGTTGTTGAAAAACAGTAGTTTATAG
- a CDS encoding PKD-like family lipoprotein yields the protein MKIKNVILLSFILFLMSCYDDKGNYDYSEMAEIKIENLPETLEILGGIEHIVAQPKVISSLEGEIKDGNPNFEFSYKLELKGGSQLYNEAWVDLNPSKSLNLDTLISIPSGNYVVWFAVKDKRSSIEYSTTFDVKVTSSTYEGWLVLCNEGEEERVRMDMISVISADRIEPAYDLLSLLGLPDLKKATKIGFYPAPVATGDVIYLMSEEGTYKLNQNTFETSDMYNIYTTDFIVAPSDPDESIVEYMPLANMGPPTARAIFAVSNKGNVYALVTAAGAAFEMPINTSVRGKSPEYRVAPYVGISMVRYPGNSTAALFYDIDNKRFVGWSFKSPTSNDVNQILTPVPNPEVGGLFDFKTGMDLVYMEGTRYSNGLVYAILQNASGKRVIYGINMSGTGFVQESKYENLNAPDFDKATVFAFHSQFPYMFYGVGNKVYLHNLGTNMTYEMKNINLGANEEVTMLKFNLYHNNYWWPEPSEEFMARQFELMVGTYDNSVSGVNGGKLGFYKVDGENNSITKRVEYSGFARIKDVRYRERR from the coding sequence ATGAAAATAAAAAATGTAATATTACTCTCGTTCATTCTCTTTTTGATGTCGTGCTATGACGACAAGGGGAATTATGATTATAGCGAGATGGCAGAAATTAAAATAGAGAACTTGCCCGAAACGCTTGAAATTCTTGGAGGTATAGAGCATATTGTTGCCCAACCGAAGGTGATTTCTTCATTGGAAGGAGAGATTAAGGATGGAAATCCTAATTTCGAGTTTTCTTATAAGCTGGAGTTAAAGGGAGGAAGCCAATTATATAATGAAGCATGGGTAGATTTGAATCCGTCTAAATCGTTAAACTTGGATACGTTAATTTCAATCCCATCGGGGAATTATGTCGTGTGGTTTGCGGTAAAAGATAAACGTTCCTCTATCGAGTATTCTACAACTTTTGACGTGAAAGTGACTTCTTCCACGTACGAAGGTTGGTTGGTATTGTGTAACGAGGGTGAAGAAGAACGTGTGAGGATGGATATGATTTCCGTTATTTCGGCAGATCGGATTGAACCCGCTTATGATTTGTTGTCTTTGTTAGGACTTCCCGATCTGAAAAAAGCAACGAAGATCGGATTCTATCCGGCACCTGTTGCCACGGGGGATGTTATTTATCTCATGTCGGAAGAAGGTACTTACAAACTTAACCAGAATACCTTCGAGACGAGTGATATGTATAACATTTACACGACAGACTTTATTGTAGCACCAAGCGATCCGGATGAAAGCATCGTTGAATATATGCCCTTGGCAAACATGGGCCCTCCTACTGCACGTGCTATTTTTGCCGTTTCAAATAAAGGGAATGTTTATGCATTAGTAACGGCTGCGGGAGCGGCTTTTGAAATGCCAATCAATACTTCTGTTCGCGGGAAGTCCCCCGAATACCGTGTCGCCCCGTATGTTGGTATAAGTATGGTTCGTTACCCGGGAAACAGTACGGCCGCCTTGTTCTATGATATAGATAATAAACGTTTTGTGGGTTGGAGCTTCAAGAGCCCGACAAGTAATGACGTTAACCAGATATTGACACCTGTTCCTAATCCGGAAGTCGGAGGATTGTTTGACTTTAAAACCGGAATGGATCTAGTTTACATGGAAGGAACTCGTTATTCGAATGGCTTGGTGTACGCCATATTGCAAAACGCTTCTGGGAAACGAGTTATATATGGAATTAATATGAGCGGAACGGGATTCGTGCAAGAGAGTAAATACGAAAATTTGAACGCCCCAGATTTCGATAAAGCTACAGTCTTTGCTTTCCATTCTCAGTTCCCTTATATGTTCTACGGTGTGGGAAACAAAGTGTATTTGCATAATTTGGGAACCAATATGACTTATGAAATGAAAAATATCAATTTGGGAGCCAACGAAGAAGTGACCATGTTGAAATTTAATTTGTATCATAATAATTATTGGTGGCCGGAACCCTCGGAAGAATTTATGGCCCGTCAATTCGAATTGATGGTGGGTACTTATGATAATAGTGTTAGTGGTGTGAACGGAGGAAAGTTGGGATTCTATAAAGTGGATGGCGAGAATAATTCGATAACAAAACGAGTGGAATATTCCGGTTTCGCTCGGATAAAGGATGTCCGGTACAGGGAAAGACGTTAG